CTCGATCGCGACATCCGCATCATTGGTGTCGGAGAGGATGAAATAGTCGAAGCGGTCGCCCTGGCCAGTCGCATCCAGGCTCTGCTTCATCACCTTGAGGCGATGCAGCGCGCGTGCCGGATCCTCGTTGCGCAGCGTCATGAACACGGCGGTGCGGATGGTGATCGGCGTGTCCGTCTCGCCGGCTTCGGCGAAGGGCGCCACCTGCTTGAACCCGTCATCGACGCCGTGCAGCAACCAGAGACCGATCAGCGCGTTCCAGAAGCCCAGCACCGTCCAGGGCGTGGCGACCGCAAAGGCGGTCGCCAGCACCATATCGACGAGCGTCCAGCCGCCGGCCGACAGGATCGACCAGGCGGCATAATTGAGCAGGAACCAGGTGGCGACATTGAGCACCACGACGATGATCCGCCGGTTGCGCAACTCCGCCATGGACTGGAGACCCGCCGGCGTCGTAGAGCCTTGGCCCGACGCCCAGTCGGCGCCGGCTGCGGGTCCCTTGGTCTCGACCGGGGTCTGATCGTTCATCGAGAAGCCTCCGTCGCCCTCTCGGGGCGGCGTACAGGAGAAATGACATGGCCCTGGCCGCCCGCGCGCTCTGGTACGCATCGCGCCGCCACGTGGAGCTGCGAGACGAACTCTTGAGCGAGCGCACCGGATCCGAGGCGCTGATATCCATGCTCTATAGCGGTGTCAGCCGCGGGACGGAACGCCTCGTATTCGACGGACTTGTCGCAGCACCGGAGCGCGACCGCATGCGCTGCCCGCTCCAGGCCGGCGAATTCCCCTTCCCCGTGAAGTACGGCTATTGCGCCGTCGGCACGGTCGAGGCCGGCCCCGAGGCCATGGTCGGCAAAACCGTGTTCACCCTCGCCCCCCATCAGGATCGTCAGATCGTGCCAACCGACCGCCTGTCGGTCGTGGCTATACCGGACGGCATTCCGGCGAAACGCGCCATTCTCGCCGCCAATATGGAAACCGCCCTCAACGCGGTCTGGGATTCCGGCGCAGGGCCCGGCGACCGCATCGTGGTGGTCGGCGGCGGCGTGCTGGGCCTGCTCGTCACCTTCATCGTCTCCCAGATCCCCGGCACCGATGTCACGCTGGTCGATCTCGATCAGAGCCGGAAGACCTATGCCGACCTGTTCGGCGTGCGCTTCCAGAAGCCGCTCGACGGCCCCGGCGATGTCGATGTCGCCTTCCACGCCTCCGCGACCTCGGCGGGTCTCGCCTGCGCGCTCGCCTGCTGCGGCGACGAGGCGACCGTGGTCGAGCTGTCGTGGTTCGGCGACCAGGACCCCTCCGTGCCGCTCGGCGCCGGCTTCCATGCCAAGCGCCTGAAGCTCATCTCCTCGCAGGTCGGCATGGTCGCCACATCCAGGCGGCCCCGCTGGTCGTATCAGCGCAGGCTGGAGAAGGCCGTGGCGCTGCTCGCCGACGACCGCCTCGACCAACTGATCACCGAGGAGGTCGCTTTCGCCGACCTTCCCGCAGCCCTGCCGCGTATTCTCGCTCCCGGTGCGCCGGGCCTGATGACCGCCATCAGCTACTGAAAGGCTCGTCCCATGTTCTCAGTCGAAGTCCGCGACCGCATCATGATCGCCCATTCGCTGCCCGACCCGTTCTTTGGGCCGGCCCAGGGCAAGCACGGCGCGAGCTTCGTCGTCGATGTCGCCTTCTACCGCGAGACACTCACCCCGCAGAATGTCGTGGTCGATATCGGGGCTGCGCTCGACGTTCTCTCGAAGACGCTGAAGCCGCTGGCCTATCAGGACCTCGACACCCTGCCGCAGTTCAAGGGCCAGCTCACCACCACCGAATTCCTCTGCAAATATGTCTTTGACGCCGTCGCTGCCGCCGCCAAGTCGGGCGCGCTCGGCGTGGATGGCCAGGGCCTCGCGAAGATTCGCGTCACCCTCCACGAACACGATCTCGCCCGCGCGACCTATGAGGGATCGGTTGCGTGATCGAGGCGGTCTTCGCCATTCCCGGTGACATCGCGACGCCGACCGGCGGCTATCGCTATGACCGCGAGGTGCTGGCGCGCGCGCCGGCCCATGGCGTGACCTTCCGGCATCTGCAATTGCCAGGCTCGTTCCCGTTTCCGGGCAAGCCGGACCTTCTGGCAACGGCGGCGGCCCTGACCGCGCTTCCGGCGGAGACCGTGCTGGTGGTCGATGGGCTGGCCTTCGGCGCCTGCCCTGAAAGCATCTGCGCCTCGCTCAAATGCCGGATCATTGCCCTGGTCCATCATCCGCTGGCCGATGAGACCGGTCTCACGCCAGACCAGGCGGCCGCCTTCGTCGCGAGCGAGAAGGCTGCGCTTCACCACGCCGCGGCGGTGATCGTCACCTCTCCCGCGACCCGCCGCAGCCTGATCCAGACCTATTCCGTGCCGGCCGACCATATCCGCGTCGCGGAGCCTGGCACCGAGCGCGCAGAACGGGCAACCGGATCGGGGGGCGCCGAACCGGTGATCCTGGCGGTTGGCGCGGTGTCCCAACGCAAGGGCTATGACGTGCTGGCCGAAGCGCTGGCCGAACTCCGCAACCTCTCCTGGCGCGCTGTCATCGCGGGCGCGACCGACCGCGCCCCGGAGGCCTATGCCGCGGCGCGGGCAGTGATCGACCGTCACGGGCTTGGCGACCGGATCCGTTTCGCCGGCTCAGTGAGTGATGCCGAGCTCGCCGGGCTCTATCGGCAAGCCGATCTCTTCGTCATGCCCTCGCTCTACGAGGGCTATGGCATGGTGCTGGCGGAAGCCATGGCGCGCGGCCTGGCGATCGTCACCACCACCGGAGGCGCGGCTGCCGAGACCGTGCCCGACGGCGCGGCGCTCAAGGTTCCGCCCGGCGATGCGCCGGCGCTCGCCATGGCGATCCGCCGCGCGCTGGGCGATGGCGAACTCCGGCGCGAATTGCGTCACGCATCATGGACATCTGGCCAGGCCTTGCCGGCCTGGGACGACACCGCGCGGATCGTTGCCGGCGTCGTCCGCGACGTGGCGGCGCGCGGATCGCATCGGGGAGCCGAGACATGAGCTTTTCACCGGAATGGCTGGCACTGCGCGAGCCCGCCGACCACGCGGCCCGCTCTCGCGACCTCAAGGCGAGTGTCGCCCGGCACTTTGCCGGCCGCGCCACCATCGACGTCGTCGATCTCGGCTGCGGCGCCGGCTCCAATCTGCGCGGCACCTTCGACGCCCTGCCTGACATCCAGCGCTGGCGGCTGGTCGACTACGATCCTAATCTGCTCGCCGCTGCGCGGCAGCGCCTTGCCGCCTGGGCCGACGATGTCAGCAATGACGGCGAGGTCCTGGCGCTGCGCAAGGGCGCCAAGGCGATCTCGATCCGGTTCGTGCAGGCGGACCTCAACCGCGACCTCGACCGGGTGCTGGAGCCCGCGACCGACCTCGTCACCGCCGCCGCCCTGTTCGATCTCGTCTCGGTCGACTGGATCGCCGGTTTCGTCGCCGACCTCGCCCGTCGCCGTCTGCCGCTCTACACCGTGCTGACCTATGACGGCACGGAGCGCTGGCAGCCGCCCCATCCGGTCGATGATCAGATGCTCGCCGCCTTCCACGCCCATCAGGGTACCGACAAGGGCTTCGGCCCGGCAGCAGGACCCAGGGCCACCGCCGCCATGGCGGAGGCTTTCGCCAGGGCGGGCTACCGTGTCGAACGCGCGCCGAGCCCCTGGCTCCTCGGCCCTGACTTTGCCCAGCTGGCCCGTGAACTGGTCACCGGCTTTGCCGGCGCGGTCGGCGAAACCGGGAATGTGCCGGGCGCCGATATCGCCGCCTGGCTGACCGCCCGGCAGGCCGGCGTCACCTGCGAAGTCGGCCACGAAGACCTGTTCGTC
This region of Phreatobacter aquaticus genomic DNA includes:
- a CDS encoding zinc-dependent alcohol dehydrogenase, producing MALAARALWYASRRHVELRDELLSERTGSEALISMLYSGVSRGTERLVFDGLVAAPERDRMRCPLQAGEFPFPVKYGYCAVGTVEAGPEAMVGKTVFTLAPHQDRQIVPTDRLSVVAIPDGIPAKRAILAANMETALNAVWDSGAGPGDRIVVVGGGVLGLLVTFIVSQIPGTDVTLVDLDQSRKTYADLFGVRFQKPLDGPGDVDVAFHASATSAGLACALACCGDEATVVELSWFGDQDPSVPLGAGFHAKRLKLISSQVGMVATSRRPRWSYQRRLEKAVALLADDRLDQLITEEVAFADLPAALPRILAPGAPGLMTAISY
- a CDS encoding 6-pyruvoyl trahydropterin synthase family protein — encoded protein: MFSVEVRDRIMIAHSLPDPFFGPAQGKHGASFVVDVAFYRETLTPQNVVVDIGAALDVLSKTLKPLAYQDLDTLPQFKGQLTTTEFLCKYVFDAVAAAAKSGALGVDGQGLAKIRVTLHEHDLARATYEGSVA
- a CDS encoding glycosyltransferase family 4 protein; this translates as MIEAVFAIPGDIATPTGGYRYDREVLARAPAHGVTFRHLQLPGSFPFPGKPDLLATAAALTALPAETVLVVDGLAFGACPESICASLKCRIIALVHHPLADETGLTPDQAAAFVASEKAALHHAAAVIVTSPATRRSLIQTYSVPADHIRVAEPGTERAERATGSGGAEPVILAVGAVSQRKGYDVLAEALAELRNLSWRAVIAGATDRAPEAYAAARAVIDRHGLGDRIRFAGSVSDAELAGLYRQADLFVMPSLYEGYGMVLAEAMARGLAIVTTTGGAAAETVPDGAALKVPPGDAPALAMAIRRALGDGELRRELRHASWTSGQALPAWDDTARIVAGVVRDVAARGSHRGAET
- a CDS encoding SAM-dependent methyltransferase, yielding MSFSPEWLALREPADHAARSRDLKASVARHFAGRATIDVVDLGCGAGSNLRGTFDALPDIQRWRLVDYDPNLLAAARQRLAAWADDVSNDGEVLALRKGAKAISIRFVQADLNRDLDRVLEPATDLVTAAALFDLVSVDWIAGFVADLARRRLPLYTVLTYDGTERWQPPHPVDDQMLAAFHAHQGTDKGFGPAAGPRATAAMAEAFARAGYRVERAPSPWLLGPDFAQLARELVTGFAGAVGETGNVPGADIAAWLTARQAGVTCEVGHEDLFVLPA